The Fusarium keratoplasticum isolate Fu6.1 chromosome 4, whole genome shotgun sequence genome contains the following window.
ATTCGAGAGTGCAGGCGGCGAGTCCCATCTGCACTGGGAGGTTCACAACGCGGCCTTTTCTTTCAGCCAACCTCGCTTCGACGTTCGAGGTAGACTTGGAGAGATTAAAACTCCCACCTTGGTAGTTGTGGGAAGTCATGACGTCGTCTGTCCTctggaagaggctgaggataTTAGCAGGGGAATTCCCAACAGCGAGTTGGTTGTATTTGATCACTCGGGACATAACCCGGCAGCTGATGAACCGGAGAAGTTTCAAAAGGTTGTCCTCGGGTTCTTGGAGAAGCTTTGATGGAGTCGGCTTTTTGTGCATATGTGTCAGCCTAGTTTAAGACAGCTTCCTCATACCTCATAAATGTCACCATGTCCTCGTGTTTCCTTTCTCCTTTACCTAGAGTCTCGCACCTGCATCAAGCATGTAAGGAAAATTTTCGAATATTGGAAGTATCTCAGAGAGAGCAGAGTTTAAAATAGGTAACTTGGTGCgtatttaaaaaaaaaaaaaagcatGTTCAGCAAGATTTCAGGGACAGTGGCAGAGTCGGATACACGCTCATTGGGGTGTCTTGCCCGAGAAATTGCAAATTCCTCAAGTTTCGGTATATGTGAGATGAGATTCTCAAAGACTTCTCGTGGCATATAAAACTCGTGGAGCCGAAGCGTATGGAGGGACTGGAATGATAGCCGCTCGTCAACACCCGAAGCGAGGGGGCAGTAGACAATCAAAGATTCAAGACTGTTGAAAGTTTTAATGAACCCCCCAACCCCGTCCCAAGAAAGATCCATCATTATTTTGTTATCGGCGATGCTATTTGATCGTCCCAGGCATAGACTCTTCAGGTTCCATGGGAGGGCGCGATCCAGGATCACGGCATCATGGATCAGCACGTCAAATCCGTCGTCCTCAAGGCGCTCAAGATTCGGCGCTTAGAGCAGAATGATTGGTGCGAGAAGAGGCTCGTATGGTATCTCTTGCCCGCCGTTGAACAGATAGTGGCTGAACTTGTCGACAGCCTCTGGTAGCCATCGCCCAAACTCTGAACCTTGCTGTGCCTATGTGGTGTAGCCCAATTAGCGGCTTTTAATCAAAGAAAAGACATCGGTCTGTGGTCCTCGCTATCGTGGCTGATGGCCCTCTTTGTTCATGGATCAATACTCTTTCAACGCTGGTATTCTATTCTTGGCTGCCGTCCTAGGGTATGATAGGTTCTTAAAGATGCATTGATTAAGTTGAAATTTCATGTAATGTTTTTCTTATACACCAAGATGACAGAAACCTTGAAACTATGTGACTTAGTTGGCTTGAGCAAGGGATGTGTCGTATGATGAACATGGCTTCAAATGTCTTCATTTTTCATTTCTTGCAATAACTGAAGCGATGGAGTCTAGATTCACAAATTTTACCTGTCCCTGCAACCCTTTTCATCAACGTTGCCCTCTCCAGATCCCCAATCCCCCATATCGTACCAAGCAAACCTCCTCACGCTAAACACAACAGTCCCATGTCTGGTCCACTCCTGCCCCCCCCCCTTCAAGGAGTTGCTTGAAATGACTGTACCGCCGAGCTGGTTCTTCATAGACGTCAAAGTACACTTGCTTCAGCTTCTGCTGTTCGGACGACTCTCTGTACGTTGACCAGATGTACGTCATTAAAGCCTCACCGGCCGAGGCCACACCTGTGTGGGCTAATATGACGTGGAGCTTCTGCAGCGATGGTGGCAGGGCTCTCGCCAGGGCTTGGCTGTCGAGACGATATAATTCCAACTGGGGTTCGAGAGCAGGTCCTGCCCAGAtcttcagctcctccagATTATCCAGCTCCCTTAGAGCGTGAATGTCATCAGTGGTACATGAAGCATCGAGCATAACACGCCGCAGGGTATCCTTCCTCAGGGCTAAAACTTCGCAGATATCGGGGACAGTGGCTGTATCTTCCCTAAACATGGCGGGTAGACCAAAGTAAAAATGTGCGAATTCTTCAAGCATTGGTGTACACGAGATTAGTCTCTCAAGCTCGTCTCGGCGCATCAAAAAGTCACCAAGCCGAAGGACACGCAGGTGCTGAAGCAACACCCGTTCGTCAGGACTCGAAAACACCGGACAGTAGATACCCAATGTGTGAAGCTTCGGCAAGGAACTGAGCAGATACCCAAGCCCCCATAAGGAGAGGCTTTGACCTAATCTGTCATGTGCCCCCATAGAGGAGATCCAATCCCCCAGCCAGACGTTGCTCAGATTCTGCGGGAGTGCGCCATCACGGACCACGGACCCGGCGAGCATGCCGAGGCATGCCCCCTCATTCTtaccgtcgtcgtcgatacGTTCCAGATTTGGAGCTTGCAGCAGAATGAGTGGCGAAATAGAGCAGTGGAGCCAATCCTCCTGCAAGGCATGTACATTGAGGGCCATGTGGTGGCCAAACTTTTCTAAAGCATCTGGTAGCCAACATTGAATCACGTCCCTGTCTATCCCTGTCTCGGGTACTGAGAGATTAGCCCATCGGAGGCATTTGCCAAGCTCTGGGTTATGAAAGATGGTGCGGCAGAACCTAGCGAGGTCATCAGGCTCCCTATCCTTATCTACGTAGCCAAAATGATGGTGAAGTACCCGCTGAGCGATTGCTCCTACCTTCCTATTGACGAGTGagaggtcgaggagagcGCGGCGAGAGGAGTCTCTTCGCCACCAGTCTGGTCTAGGAATTTTCAGGTGCTTTTCCTGGCAATGTTGACAGAACTCTTCGCAGATCTGGAGGAGGATTTCGGCACTGAACTCTGTGAGATTCATGTTGGCTAAGATCTCTATGTCTGCGGTATGATAAGCCTTATCgtaaaaaaagaaacaagtGAAAACAAGACCTTGCCAGAGACGTTGAGTCGGGAGGATATGCTGCAATATCCAAAGACGATGCATTTCAGTACTTTACTGGAAACTATATACTGGTAGTTGCCGTGCGAACTTGCTAAGAACAGCAACCGCACAATCCTTCAGTTGTCAAGAGAGAAGTTCactatagctattttattgGATCAAGTTGGCTGCTTTTAGTGAACGAATTTGCTCAATCCCCTCATTGGGCAATATTCTGGAAAAGACGGTGTTGTGTTCTTTGCTCCCGTGTCTACCATCTCAATCTCTTTCAGGAGAAATGCGCACAAACCAAACAGTCCTGAAAGGGCCCTGTGCTATGGTCAGGCTCTTTCCAGTTGGGTGGTCACCTTCAGCCTGCCAATTACACCTCAAAATGAATGACATCCGAAACGAGCAGAAGCaagagcttcttggtggctGACAATTGACTGAGTGAAGCAGACGAAAGGAATACAATAGAGTGGTTAAATGAAGACAGATACTGCAGTATTTACATCCGTATAATACAAAAAACAAACCCTCCACTTGTCAAGAAATCAATAAATAGCAACTTTACTCCCTCAAAATCAGCAAAATCAAGCACGTCCTTGGGTATCATGTAACTTTTCAACACCTCGGGCCAGAAATATCCCAAACCTCAACAACGCCGTCCATCCTACCCAGCACCAAAGTCGTCCCGTCCTCCGAAAAAGCACCCGACATTACCAGTTCCTCCGTAGTCCTCTCAAATTCAACAGTTCCCGTCGCAACATCCATGATGTCGAAGCCATCTTCGGTTCTGCAGAGCATGTAGCGACAGTCGGATGAGATAGCCAGCGGCCAGCCTTCGAAGCGGCGCACCGAGTTGAGGTTGTATGAGGTTAGGTCGTTGGCTAGTGGCATCCAGATGTGCACGCTCGTTCCCCAGACTGAGACGATTCGTCGGCCGTCGGGGCTGACGGCTAGAGCTCGCGGGTTGGTCGAGCCATCAATCTCAAGACGGCGGGTGGTCTTGCATGTGATTGGGTTGGTGATTCGAAGAGTTCCGTCGCGAGATATGGTGACCAAGCTGTGGTCGGGCATAAAGGCAGCGTGCGTAACAGTGTCGATGTGGCTCAGAACTCTTCCAACTCGGTGTCCGTTCTTTACATCCCAGACACCAATGCGGTCTCTGCCCTCTCCGACAGCAATGACTCTCCCGTCGTGGCTCCAAGCAACCGgctcgcccttggcctccttaAGTTCTCCAGCAGTCTTTCCCGTCGTAAAGTCCCGTAGGAGAACGGTGCTAGAGTGGTGGAAGTCCACTCCTCCGGGAAGCCGAACGATCCAATCCCGGATAGTCGCCAAGCTAGCAGTGTGCGGCGCAAAGACGGCGTGAGAGCCGCTGGTCTGCGAGTAACCCCGCTGAGTCTTCAGGTCAAACACATCAATCCAAGACTGAGAAGTCTGGGCGGCCATGTAGATGGCAAAAGCTGCTGAGCTGCAGGGCGAAAGGCCGACGGAGGTGATCTCGCCCTTGCTGCAGGTGCGGCGGAAGCGGAGGGAGAGGTTTAGTTGGGATGAGGAACTGCCCCGGTCGCCGCTATCGACCGGGGTTGTCGGCGATGCTGGAGCAGATGATTGTCCCCTGTGGTGGTGTTAGTGGGTGCATCTCTTACCCGGGACTGGCATTGACTTacatggtgttggtgttggaagATCGATTTGTGGATCTTAGATGGAACTTCATGAGCGTTCGGCTAAAAGTGGAAAGTAGATAATTGTGGATGAAAGTCAATTGAGTGCAGGGATGTTTCTTTGTTCTTGGTGTTTGTTGTTTGTACAATGCCTCAAAAAActggcagcagcctcatcttAAACCAACGCGAAGTCGTGAATCACGACCCTGTAAGTCGAGTCACAAAGCAAACCCACTCTCGTATGGATTACCAACCGGGCTGTCGGCGAGTCCCAAAAGAGGATGCTAAAGAACAGGATGCCACCATGGCTGGGCGCCGTGATGTTAGTTGAGACTCCAATTCACGCCTGTCGAGGCCTGTAACGTGAGTCACCCGCCGTTCTGCTTGCTGCAGGCTTCGGCGAGTCAGAATTGGGGATAGCGGCAGATGACATGGGGGCTCCGGTTCGGGGGATGTGGAGGGTTGAGCTGGGGTATGGGATGGGTCGAAGAATACGGATATGTCAGCACGAGACCATGAATAGTTCTTGGCGTTGATAAATGCGCATTCACGAGGTTTTTCCCTTCTGGGCAGTTTTCTCTCACCCTCGTTCAATCCCATGCGTAAGCATGAAAAGGTTAATAAGCACATGGCGCGCTGTAAATGTTGTGTTATTATCCGCTGTGTATGCTCCTTGGCTAGCCGGGTAGAGCCCCTCGGTAGCAATCTACTACTATTTGGACCCTCGATAAATACGCATTCTTGTCAGAGCGATGTAGGAACCATGTTACATGGCGATTGGCGATTGGCGATTGGCGATTGGCGAGAGTTGCGCGGCTgtttggcgaggaggatcaGTGTGTAGCAATGGATCCAACGGTGTGGTGAAAGAGGTAGCAGAGCCTGGTCATGATCCATTATGAAACAACCTGTTAGTGCGTGCGAATTCGCTGTCTCAAAGCACGAATTACCTCTTTTACAGGCCAGGATTGCTCATCGGGGAAAACACCATCAATGGACTAACCCACCACGCTACAAGGCACCTCTCAGCAGGATTGGAAATCAATTTTATAACGTGAAAGCATATTCAATTTGTCATTCAATTCGTCATGTAACAGAGGGCAACTCGTGCAATTCTAAACACAAAGTCGTCATCCTCGTGAACCTATCAAGGTGTCTCCATCCCCGCGCCGAAGTCGACTTGGGGTCTCCACCATTaaccatcccatcccaacTCTTTCCCTCCTTCATCATTTTTTGTCTCTTATTTATGCGCCAAATGCCTCGTCGTAGTTGACCATGCACGATCGGTATCGCACCTTGCTCGTTCGGAGGTTCTCCATGGCGAGCTGAAGACCCTCGGTCGAGATGGGGATCTCCTCGACCCACGACTTGATGCCGTTGTCGGCAgccagcttcagcatctCGAGCATCTCCCGTCGGCTGCCCAGGTGCGAAGAGCCGATGTAGCAGCCGTTGGAGAGGAAGTCCTGGTTGCGCACGGTCAGGCCGTCGCCGCCGGGAAGACCAACAGAGTTCCAGTGGCCGtggatgtcgaggaggctgaggtACTGGCTGAGAGCGAAGCCCTCGAAAGAGGTGgcggtgttgatgatgatgtcaaAGGTCATCTCGTGGCCCTTGGTCCAGTTCTCCTCGCCTGTGGCCAGGAAACCGTCGACACCCATCTTACgggcatcctcctcctttgcTCGCGTACGGGAGATGGCCCAGACCTCGGCGCCGAGGGCCTTGGCAAAGAGAAGACCATAGTGGCCGAGACCGCCAATaccgacgatgccgaccTTCTTTCCGGGGCCAGCACCGAGGCGCTTCAGAGGGCTGTATACGGTGATACCGGCGCAGAGCATAGGGGCGGCCTGGGAGCTGGAGAGGGCTTCGGGGATAGGGTACACCCTGTGAGTGTTCAAGTCAGTCGATGAACGCCAACGCTAACATGATGAGCAGGAATGAGATCAACTCACCAGTACTCGTGGATGCGGCTGTGGGAAGAGTAACCACCCTGGGTGTTGACACCGGTGTCGAGGTACGGAGCACCATAGGCGTCAATCTGGTCCTTGCAGTAGGTCTCATTGTCATTCTTGCACTGACGGCACTCGAGGCACGAATAGACCTGAGCACCAGCACCGACACGTTCGCCAACCTTGGCCAGCGTCACCTTGTCGCCGACGCGGACAACCTTGCCGACAACCTCGTGACCGACGGCCAGAGGGTAGGGGCAGTCACCCCAGTCGCCGCTGATGGTGTGACGGTCGCTGGCGCAGACGCCGCAGCACTCGACCTTGATGTCGACATCGTAGTCGCCAAAGGGACGGGGCTGGAAGGTGTTCTTTTCAAAGTCGGTCCATCGCTCGGCGCTGGGGGACTGGAAGCCCTGGAACTTTTCGGGGAAAGACATGGTGACGATGGGGGGTGATGTTGTGGGGGTATCACAAAGACACGGTCGAGAATGGGAATGACGATGCAGCAAAAGACGAGAGCAAGAAGGAAGAACGACAAGAGCTCAATGGCAACAGCTGGGGTATTCCTTATAAAGCTTTTGTCCTGCTCCTCACAAACCCCCACTCAGGTCATCCATTCCCACTCCTCGTCGCCTTTTACTGCCATGTCGGTCGGGTTGGTGAGGGGCAATCGACGGATTGCCCCTCACTCAACGCGAGCGACAGCAGAGAGCGACGTGCCATCGGATGTGCGCCATGTCATGGGCCTTTGGGGGAGGTCAAGGCGGGCTACGGGCCTCATTGGACTCGTTTCGTTTACTCACCTTCAAGTTTGGGGGTTTCGCATCATGGCGCCCTCTCTTCCCCAATCCCGCAACAGAGACAGCTCCAACTCGGCCGTCGCAACGGCACGCGATAGGGTGGCGAGCGTCATGAGGGATCCATCATGAGTCGGGTCTCCTCCCCACAGTCACATCGGATTATCGTGGGAATGTTGATCCGACGGATGCCGATTCCTCCACCAAGGAGGTGATGCGTGGGGAAAAGAGTGGCATGAGATGAAAGGTGAGTTAAGAatgtgttggtgatgttgctTTTTCAATTGCTCCGTTGGTCCTGAATGGGGGCATCCTTTTCTGCGAGGAATTAATTATCTATATCCTTCTTTCAATTGCCTGATGTTTGTATCCCAAACATGCACTTGTCTCTTGATTGTCCAACTTTGTCGTCCCATCGTGTATCGGATCGGATATCGGGTATATCTTGTCCAACCCCGCGAGAACCAAATCACCACGTCTCACGGTTACTCAAACACCCTCAATTCTTCcagtccttcttcttcagagcCCGCGACTCGCCCAGACCAAAACCCGCCAGGAAGCAAAGCCTCATGGTCATGCCGACATAGACCCACGGCACATTGCCCAGATCGCTCACATTCCACCCCGCGACATCCCAGTAGATGCTCGCCCCGAGCTCCCGCATCGAGTACAAGTGTCCCACGTCGGCGAGCAGCAGCACAAAGAGCACGGTGCGCCAGACGCGCAGGTCCGCCGTGGATCGTAGCACGAGCGCCTCGTTGAGcgcgaagaagaagaacatgtTGGCCAGCTGCGACATGGCGACAGAGGTTGCCAGCGGCGCACTGGCGTCCGGGGACGGTGCCGAGTCCGAGTTCAACAGGTTGAGGTAGGTTTCCTGGCGGAAGTGGCTGTAGTAGGCTCCCACCAGCGCGGAGATGGgttcgacgacgaggaagaagaggcggTAGATGAAGTGGATGCGGAATGCCACCTGGGCTGGTTTCTGCTGACCAGCCATTTTGAACAAGCTCTACAGGAGGTCTGAAGATTCAGAGGCAATTGAGTGTCAGGTAAGTTGGTATGGAGAGGTGATATTGCTGTCGCAATTCCGCAATGTGTTGTTCATGCTCCTTCACGAAAACTCTCCCAATGGGCCCTGGCTCGGGAAAAACTTGATCCACAAGGTTCAATCTCTCACCCCACGAGAACCGTGCCAGCCCCGTTATCTCGGTGCTCTTTACAACGAGATCTTGAAGCTGGGTCCATTGATGCCTGGCATGTAAGCTATCGCCATTTTGTAGCAGCTCCGACCTCACTTGAAGCTAGGCCGGAGTCTCATGTGATACTTCTCTTGGCCAAAACGCTTCAGCCACGGTCAGAGAGTTGAGGAACGTTAATAGACCTCTAAGCCCAACAGAGCCCCGGGCGATCAAGGAGATCCCCCAATGCAGCACCAATGGCGTCGCGCTACGACAACCTTCCCATCGGGCTCTCCGTCTCGTCGGgccaagctccaggccaAACCTGGAAGGTTTCTAGTTTTTCCCTTCCCAGTCGATCCCAACCCGCAGAGATTTTCCCGGAAGTTTAATGGTCCGAACGGTTTGTGGGTGTGCTCGTTGCCGAGATCGCTGCAGATCTTTAAAGGGCACGAATCAAGCGAATTGCTGCTTCACAGTGGCACAGCATCTCTTGTGCCAGACTTAGCTTGTGGATGACCAGGTCTGTAATAATACCGTCCACCGGAAATAGAGGTCCAGGGTCTCACAAGAAAAAATTCTATCCCTGCGGATGAGATCATCCAGCGAGCCGAGTGGAATCCGGGGTTGCTAGTTGGTGGCGCTGTTGGGGGGCGCTTTTTTCCATTGAAGAACTGGGGTTGGGGTTTGGATTGGACAGCTCTGCGAATTGAGGTCCGGGCATTAGCTGGACCGGGAATGGTATCTGTTATTGCCTGGCAATGTTTATCAAAGACCCGGCTGCAGTGTAGCATCAAAAAGCAACGCTGTTGTTGTGGTGAACGGGGTTGCGTTACACTGGTTGGACAGCAAACATCAATATCAACAAAGAAAAAGTCAGCGAGTGCAGGCTCCTCCTGCAACCCATACCAAAGACCCTTTGACCTGCAGAAACGATTGCGAGTGCACATCGCCACTCACAGGGCCCCCTTTACCCCCAAAACACCGACTGTCTGTGTTACGCGCCACTTGCGAGTtatggagggggaggggccGGGCTAGTGTCGAATCTAGAAGGACTTGTCCCGGAGTCGTTTCTTACTGTATTCTCACCGCTCAACTGGAGAAAAGGAAGCTGAACACTGACAACACGTAGAGAATTTGCAAAGTGTCAAGTAATTACAGTCCCTGTCCTAAATGCCACTCAGTCATGGCCACATCGCGGCCCCCGAGGAAAAACTGGGACTCGCTGGCCACAGATTGGGCCTCCGTCCTCCCGCATTCCATTCCCAGTCCTCTGGTCAAGTCGGGTCCAGCTGCTGTTCGGGTACCGGGGGGCGCTAGTTTTTGGGGCGGTCCCTGGCGCTGAAGATGGCGTTGGCAAAACTGAACCTACAGGAACGCCAGCCTGACATCACAGCTGGTTCACCGGTAACATGGCTTGACTGAGGATAGACTGGTATCTTGTTATCGTGAGACCTCGTTTGCCCCCTTTCCCGTCTCGACACCCTCTCGTCCTCAGTTCCCCTGATCGTCACTCACTTGTCCCCTGACTCGCTTCTTCCTTTCAAATCTTCTCCCTTGGCCTCGGCTCCTGACCCCTGATCCGGTTGCTTTTGTCTGCCGTCGACGTACTGTAAATATCAGTGGTACCCCTGTCCTGTCCGCCGACACCTCCCGCCCCGTTGGTTTGACCGGGATTGCTAATCGGCGCAACGCTTTTTCTCTCTTGTGCTTCGCTTCCTTGAATTCAAggtcttctttctctcttcctttcttttttccttccttgTCCAAGACGCAAGCGAAAAAGGATCACCCACCAGGAAATAAATTTCCAATATTCTCACTCCTTTTTAACTGTCGTGTCCTTCCTTTATCAGCTGGACGATCTTCAGCTCCTGCAGTGTTGCCTACCTGCCCCCGAAACGCAGCCGGCCCTACACAAGGCGACCCCTCCCAGACCCAAACCTTATAGCACCATCCTCCACTGCCTGAGGTGCTGcaacaacaaacaaacaaaccTACAACCTCGATTCAGTCATACGACGAGCTGCGCCCACCTCTCCGCCCAGCTCACGGGTCGCCGTCCCAGCAGCACGCAGCACCTCACAGTACAAGAGCGAGCAAGCATCTTGTGCTGAATCATTCCTTCATCTGGGGCTTGCGCTGCGCTCCTCTGTTCTCTTCTGCTGGCTTGAACTGTCCTTGGCTTGGACCCGACGCTCCTTCATCTCTGACCGCCGTCGCATTGCAACTCGCAGTATCTGCAACTCGACGACTCGCTTCATCCGATACCGACAACCGACGATAACCCTACGATCCCTTTCGTCGATTCGAACTTGAAACAcatcctctgcttctgcctGCGATTCAATAACAACCATGACCAAGCGCATCATCCCCGTCAACGACTGGGCTCCTGCTCatgaggccatgatggaacCCCCCGCCGAATCGTCTGCCAtgggcgctgctgctgcttctgaaTCTCAAGCATCGGCCCCCGGCGTCTTCCGCCCAGAGACCGGCTCTGGGGCGACCACGTACGGCCACAGACACCGTAGCATGAGTCTGTCGCTTCCTTGGCGACGCCCCAAGTCGTTTGTTTGGGGACATGATAGCTCGCATCATCTATCGCGTCACTTTAACGATCTTGCCATCGACGATACGGAAGAGGAGGTGCACGAGTCAGGCCACGGCGCCTCCCATGGCCACGGTCAtgaacaccaccatcacttCCATACTCCTGGTGCGATCAAGGGAATCATCCGTCGAGCGTCTGTCTCGTTCAACCGCATGGTTCATCGTCGACCCTCTGGCGTGGCTGAAGATGTCCCTGAACACCACTCTGCAAGACCCATCACATCTCATGGACACTCGACCTGGAGCAGACTTCGACAGGCCACTATCAGACACTCACGATCCATCTATGGACTGGATCTAAACCATGAACACGGATTCCACCATCAACAGGAGCATCCCTCTAACCTTCCTATTCCTGGTTTCCGTGGAGAGCCACCAATCATCCCCGATAACTCGGGAGCTGCTGCAAAGGCTTCAGCTGCTATGCAGAATGAGTACTATGCTCGCCAGAGCCTCTACAGCATGTGGCTCAACCCTAGCACCAACGATGAGAGCAACGACCGAGAGAGTGGCATTGGAATCACCGTGACTCTGCCTGGCACCGAGGAAGCTGATGCCGAGTCTGTCATTAGCAAGATCGACTTTGTCACCAAGCTTCCTACTGAGCTTGCCATCCATATTCTCGCCTGCCTGGACGCTGCAGCTCTCACCAAGGCCAGCGAGGTCTGCCGCAGCTGGAAGAACATCATCAGCAACCAGCACATCTGGCGTGAGTCCTGTCTCCGTGAGACGACGACCACGTATGCCACCAGCACTCCCGTCACACCCGGAACTGGCCTCGGTGTCCCGGCAATTGCACCCACTAATGATTGGCGAGAGATTTATCGTGTCAAGCAGCAATTGACTCACAGATGGAAGGGCGGCAAGGCCAGCCCCGTTTATCTAAATGGTCACAAAGATAGCATCTATTGCCTTCAGTTCGATGAGTGAGTTTATTGACCGACTTCTCCCAATCACCCTACTGACTTGATCAGGCACAAAATCATTACCGGTTCGCGAGACAAGACGATCCGTGTCTGGGACATGCACACTCTGCAGTGCCGTCTCGCTATTGGGCCTCCCGAGGTCATCCATGAGCCTGATATGCtcctggatgaggaaggcAATCCTACTCACTTTGCGACCGGCTCAGACAACGAGAGAACGGCACCCTCGATGCCCACTCTTGCCTCATTCCCTACCCACCACAAGGCATCCATTCTGTGCCTGCAGTACGATGATGAGATCCTGGTGACTGGATCCTCCGATTCGACCTGCATCGTCTACAACGTCAAGGCGGGATATCGACCTATCCGCCAGCTTCGCCGTCACACCGCCGCCGTTCTGGACCTGGCCTTTGACGACAAGCACATTGTCACCTGCAGCAAGGACTTTAGCATCTGTGTGTGGGAGCGCGAGACTGGCAACCT
Protein-coding sequences here:
- a CDS encoding F-box domain-containing protein, encoding MTKRIIPVNDWAPAHEAMMEPPAESSAMGAAAASESQASAPGVFRPETGSGATTYGHRHRSMSLSLPWRRPKSFVWGHDSSHHLSRHFNDLAIDDTEEEVHESGHGASHGHGHEHHHHFHTPGAIKGIIRRASVSFNRMVHRRPSGVAEDVPEHHSARPITSHGHSTWSRLRQATIRHSRSIYGLDLNHEHGFHHQQEHPSNLPIPGFRGEPPIIPDNSGAAAKASAAMQNEYYARQSLYSMWLNPSTNDESNDRESGIGITVTLPGTEEADAESVISKIDFVTKLPTELAIHILACLDAAALTKASEVCRSWKNIISNQHIWRESCLRETTTTYATSTPVTPGTGLGVPAIAPTNDWREIYRVKQQLTHRWKGGKASPVYLNGHKDSIYCLQFDEHKIITGSRDKTIRVWDMHTLQCRLAIGPPEVIHEPDMLLDEEGNPTHFATGSDNERTAPSMPTLASFPTHHKASILCLQYDDEILVTGSSDSTCIVYNVKAGYRPIRQLRRHTAAVLDLAFDDKHIVTCSKDFSICVWERETGNLLKQLRGHSGPVNAVQMRANTIVSCSGDFRVKLWNIETGKNIREFTGHTKGLACSQFSEDGRYIASAGNDKVIRIWDANTGECLREMRAHENLVRSLHIDSVSGRLISGSYDTDIKVWDMETGHQLLDFPGWHASWVLSAKSDYRRIVSTGQDPKILIMDFGADVDGIEMLECGQPVETDGGFI